A genomic segment from Panthera tigris isolate Pti1 chromosome A1, P.tigris_Pti1_mat1.1, whole genome shotgun sequence encodes:
- the SHISA2 gene encoding protein shisa-2 homolog has translation MWGGRRSPAASPRNAASLLQLLLAALLAAGARASGEYCHGWLDAQGVWRIGFQCPERFDGGDATICCGSCALRYCCSSAEARLDQGGCDNDRQQGAGEPGRADKDGPDGSAVPIYVPFLIVGSVFVAFIILGSLVAACCCRCLRPKQEPQQSRAPGGSRLMETIPMIPSASTSRGSSSRQSSTAASSSSSANSGARAPPTRSQTNCCLPEGTMNNVYVNMPTNFSVLNCQQATQIVPHQGQFLHPPYVGYAVQHDSGPMTPVPPFLDSLQTGYRKIQAPFPHTNSEQKMYPAVTV, from the exons ATGTGGGGCGGACGCCGCTCGCCCGCCGCTTCCCCTCGGAACGCCGCTTCGCTCCTGCAGCTGCTGCTGGCCGCGCTCCTggcggcgggggcgcgggccAGCGGCGAGTACTGCCACGGCTGGCTGGACGCGCAGGGCGTCTGGCGCATCGGCTTCCAGTGCCCCGAGCGCTTCGACGGCGGCGACGCCACCATCTGCTGCGGCAGCTGCGCGCTGCGCTACTGCTGCTCCAGCGCCGAGGCGCGCCTGGACCAGGGCGGCTGCGACAACGACCGCCAGCAGGGCGCCGGCGAGCCTGGCCGGGCGGACAAAGACGGCCCAGACGGCTCGGCAG TCCCCATCTACGTACCGTTCCTCATCGTTGGGTCCGTCTTCGTCGCCTTCATCATCTTGGGGTCACTGGTGGCAGCGTGTTGCTGCAGGTGTCTCCGGCCGAAGCAGGAGCCCCAGCAGAGCCGCGCCCCCGGAGGGAGCCGCCTGATGGAGACCATCCCCATGATCCCCAGTGCCAGCACCTCGCGAGGGTCGTCCTCCCGCCAGTCCAGCACTGCtgccagctccagctccagcgcCAACTCGGGGGCCCGGGCGCCCCCAACGAGGTCACAGACCAACTGTTGCTTGCCCGAGGGGACCATGAACAACGTGTATGTCAACATGCCCACAAACTTCTCCGTGCTGAACTGTCAGCAGGCCACCCAGATCGTGCCCCATCAGGGGCAGTTCCTGCACCCCCCCTACGTGGGGTACGCGGTGCAGCACGACTCGGGGCCTATGACTCCTGTGCCCCCCTTCCTGGACAGCCTGCAGACGGGCTACCGGAAGATCcaagcccccttcccccacaccaaCAGCGAGCAGAAGATGTACCCAGCTGTGACCGTGTAG